The Corynebacterium freiburgense region TTTCAACCTAAGTGGGTTCGCGCCTCCACAGCATCTTACTGCTGCTTCACACTGGCCATGGGTAGATCACCCCGCTTCGGGTCCAGGACATGCCACTACAACACCCTCATTAGGATTCGCTTTCGCTACGGCTCCCACACACACATGTTAACCTCGCGACATGCCGCTGACTCGCAGGCTCATTCTTCAAAAGGCACGCCATCACCCCCACCCCAAACACATGAGGCACAGGCTCTGACGGATTGTAAGCGCACGGTTTCAGGTACTCTTTCACTCCCCTCCCGGGGTACTTTTCACCATTCCCTCACGGTACTCAATCCGCTATCGGTCACACTGAGTATTCAGGCTTACCGGGTGGTCCCGGCAGATTCACAGCAGATTCCACGAGCCCGCTGCTACTCGGGACATCATCACACACACCACACACAGCTTTCAGGTACGGGACTCTCACCCACTCCGGCAGACCATTCCAAGCCACTTCCCCTAACCACGCGCAGCACGCCACAGGCACGGCAGCACCCGCAACAACAACATCCCACAACCCCACACACGCAACCCCTGCCGAGTATCACACGCATATGGTTTAGCCACCATCCGCTTTCGCTCGCCACTACTCACGGAATCACTATTGTTTTCTTCTCCTACGGGTACTGAGATGTTTCACTTCCCCGCGTAACCTCCACACCAGCTATCAAACCTTCACCAGCATGGCGACCGCACACAACCACGGCCAGGTTTCCCCATTCGGACACCCTCGGATCAACGCTCAATTGACAACTCCCCGAGGCTTATCGCAGCCTTTCACGTCCTTCATCGGCTCAGCATACCAAGGCATCCACCGTGCGCCCTTACAACACAACAAAACACACACAAAAAGAAAAAACGCTCGCGTCCACTATACAGTTCAACAAACAACACCCGAAACAACACAACAACACGTGTCACCCCAGACACCCAACAGCATGCCACACTCATCCATTACCAACCGGCCAACCAATCTGCCCCAACCACCTGCACGCAATCAATCACATGCCGTCCACCTGGAAACAACAAAACAAACCAGCCACACACCAACACGATGCGCAGCCACAAAAACAAAAAACAAAACTCCTTAGAAAGGAGGTGATCCAGCCGCACCTTCCGGTACGGCTACCTTGTTACGACTTCGTCCCAATCGCCAATCCCACCTTCGACCACTCCCTCCAGCAACAGCCGGTTAGGCCATGGGCTTCGGATGTTACCAACTTTCATGACGTGACGGGCGGTGTGTACAAGGCCCGGGAACGTATTCACCGCAGCATTGCTGATCTGCGATTACTAGCGACTCCGACTTCATGGGGTCGAGTTGCAGACCCCAATCCGAACTGAGGCCGGCTTTCAAAGGGATTCGCTCCACCTCACGGTCTCGCAACCCACTGTACCGACCATTGTAGCATGTGTGAAGCCCTGGACATAAGGGGCATGATGATTTGACGTCATCCCCACCTTCCTCCGAGTTGACCCCGGCAGTCTCTCATGAGTCCCCACCATCACGTGCTGGCAACATAAGACAAGGGTTGCGCTCGTTGCGGGACTTAACCCAACATCTCACGACACGAGCTGACGACAACCATGCACCACCTGTATACAAGCCACAAGGGAAACACCATCTCTGGCGCGATCCTGCATATGTCAAGCCCAGGTAAGGTTCTTCGCGTTGCATCGAATTAATCCACATGCTCCGCCGCTTGTGCGGGCCCCCGTCAATTCCTTTGAGTTTTAGCCTTGCGGCCGTACTCCCCAGGCGGGGCGCTTAATGCGTTAGCTACGGCACAGAAGTCGTGGAAGACCCCCACACCTAGCGCCCACCGTTTACGGCATGGACTACCAGGGTATCTAATCCTGTTCGCTACCCATGCTTTCGCTCCTCAGCGTCAGTTACTGCCCAGAGACCTGCCTTCGCCATCGGTGTTCCTCCTGATATCTGCGCATTTCACCGCTACACCAGGAATTCCAGTCTCCCCTACAGCACTCAAGTTATGCCCGTATCGCCTGCACGCCCGGAGTTAAGCCCCGGAATTTCACAGACGACGCGACAAACCACCTACGAGCTCTTTACGCCCAGTAATTCCGGACAACGCTCGCACCCTACGTATTACCGCGGCTGCTGGCACGTAGTTAGCCGGTGCTTCTTCTACAGGTACCGTCACAAACACGCTTCGTCCCTGCCGAAAGAGGTTTACAACCCGAAGGCCTTCATCCCCCACGCGGCGTCGCTGCATCAGGCTTGCGCCCATTGTGCAATATTCCCCACTGCTGCCTCCCGTAGGAGTCTGGGCCGTATCTCAGTCCCAATGTGGCCGTACACCCTCTCAGGCCGGCTACCCGTCGACGCCTTGGTAGGCCATTACCCCACCAACAAGCTGATAGGCCGCAGGCTCATCCCGTACCGAAACAACTTTCCACCATGACACACTAAAGCATGGTCCTATCCAGTATTAGACCCAGTTTCCCAGGCTTATCCCAGAGTACGAGGCAGATCACCCACGTGTTACTCACCCGTTCGCCACTCGAGCACCCCGCAAGCAGGGCCTTTCCGTTCGACTTGCATGTGTTAAGCACGCCGCCAGCGTTCGTCCTGAGCCAGGATCAAACTCTCCACAAAAAAAGAACAATCAGCTCAAACAATCATGAAAAGCCAACATCCCAACAAAAACAAACAACCAACAAAAACAATCAGTTGCCCAAAAAAACAAAAACAAAAAAACAGTCGAAAACCAAGTCCCAACCATCCACCATGACCAGCCACACGCCAGCTCACGAAGCATGAACCCCGCCAGCAACACACAACCAACCACAACAAACAGCCAAAACAAACCAATCAACCACAACAAACAAACATGGCACACTATCGAGTTCTCAAACAACACATTCCACAACAAGGAACTGCAAAGCAGCACTTGCAGTGTAAGATTGCCACTAATGGACGTCGAAAATTCGACGAACATTCCATTTGGCTTAGCCAACACAAAGATTATCTCTTACTAAACAGATACGTTTCTTGCGCTGACTCGTTCTAATCTACACAACGCCCTTGACCTTGACAAATCCGCAGGTAGAACTGTTTTTCTGAGAGAATTATAAAAAACCCCTGACGGCTTCAAAGTGAAACCAATCAGGGGCTACATTGTCCAACTACGCAGTCTTGGATACTCGCTTAATCTGCTTATTCAAAATCATGAAGTAAAGGACAATTCCGACTGTCAGGATAATATGCCCTAATCCAGAAATCCCAGCTAACGCAGGTGACATTACAAAGTTTGGGTCCCATACTTGATTGATTCCCTTAAACGTCATCATGCCAGCCGTCCAAAGCACACCAATATTGTAAGTCCAGAAAAATGCGTTAAAACGACTGTTTTCGGAAAGCTTCAACGTTGCATTCAAAGCAATCGCAATAAGGAAAAAGAACATCCCCAGAACCAACAGGTGCGTATGCAAGGTTGAAAGCCGGGTTGGACCAAAGTATTCATTAAAACGACCAAACTCCCGATAGAACACACCGGAAACCAGACCTAGCACTGCATACGTGGCTGCAGCTGAAAACAGTTTTTGCATGTCATTATTGTAAGACGCTGCGAGCCATAATCACTTCCACCCTCAGAGTGCTCTTTCCATCAACCAGAGGATGCAAACCAGTGCAACTACCGTAGATATTGTTGCTTCGAAAAGCCGAACCCACAAAGGTCTACATGGCGCAAATTCAATGACTCAGAGCATTCTTGTTTTTACAGTAGACGTGAACATTTTTGGATCGTCAACGGCGCAATAAACACTATTTGAAAAGCACGATGCAGTATCGCCCAATCCTAAAATAGGCTCGCGTAATCGAATCTGAACATTGGTATCACTTCCATGTTTAATTACTGCATTACCGTCACTCACTGACAAAAACTTATTTTCCCAAGTCCTATGGATCGCAGAAATTGATGCGATGTCCTTAAGTTCAATCCTTATCTTCGCCAATAAACCAACTCTAAGTACCAGGTGGCCATCATGAAGATAGTGCGGATTAATCCGAAACGATAGAAAAAATAGCACCAACCAAATCGCGCCGTAGATAGATAAGACGATTACTATGATTCGTACCGTATTCCACGGCACAATTACTTCAACAACTGCAATCTCAACGATAGAAACAATAAGAAGGGCGATAAATACTGCTCGTTGTTCGCTTCCATAACGGAAAGTGATGGCACCGTCAGGTACGTTTATCTTGCGGCGTACCAAAAAGCTTATAAGCCTCCACATATCCAATTCATGTTTGGCCAACTTTAATATTGGGCGTGGAAGGATCTCAGCAAAAAACACCCCGGCCGATGCATTAAAGCTAGCACCCTGAGCACGAGATTCTCGATAACGCCGAATACCTTGGCCCACAAAGAACATAAACAACAGGCCAATAAGGAATTCAAGGATGATAGTGATAAACACCGCGTTTTTGATATTGATAATGTCAAAGTAAGCTAAAAATACATTAATCGCTATAACTAATAAAGTAGATAATCTCAAAACCCTGCGGAAATAACTCATTTTTACTCGCTTTGAGATCTCTATATCATATCCTTGTGCTAACAACCTTACCATCAGAGCCAAGAGCTTTAATTGCTGCATGACTCTACGCTGCTTGCAGAGATATTCAGGGCTCTTGCTTTACTTCACGACGTCCCTTTTACGAAAGTTACAATCGCCTGCTGCACTCCACGGCGTAGATCGATTATCTGATAATCAATCAATATGCACACAACGGAATGATCCTTGAACTTTTATTGGAGTTCCCATCCCCTGGCTACTTAAACCTTCAAATACAAAGTCGTTTCCATTTTTCGTCACCGGCAGGCTGCTCGCTGAAAAATCATATTCGCGGTGACGTGCTGCAACATCAACCATATTGTCTTTGTGCTTGAATTCGATGTAACGCGGCTCTTCGTCATTATCTCGCTGGTCGATAACAACTTTGATAGCACCGCTTTCTATATCTTTAGTGCACTTGATTATAGAGCCACTAAAACTACTTGATACCCCCGAAAAACTTACATACGCGCTATTTACATTTTCGAAACTACATGCGACAAGGCTAGTGACGAAAGCACAGATCGCCACTCCCCCTGCGAAATAGCGGACACATAACTTCATGTTCTTTAGATTGGAAATCTGCCATAAAAGTTACACGTACCATGTTGTGGGTATGGGTAAAGCCCAACCGTGGTGGTTGGGCTTTGTGGGTTGTGGTGTCGGCGGTGTCCTACTCTCCCACACACTTCCGTGTGCAGTACCATTGGCGCTGGTGGGCTTAGCTTCCGGGTTCGGGATGGGTCCGGGCGTTTCCCCGCCGCTGTTGCCACCGACTGGTTGGTGGGGTGGGTGTTGGTTGTTGATACTGTGTAGTGGACGCGTGGCGTGGTGTGGTGTGGTTGTGTTCGGTGGATTAGTACCAGTCACCTTGCATATTGCTATGTGTGCAGTTCTGGCCTATCGACCCCATAGTCTGTGGGGCACCTGTTGGTGAAACCTTATCTTAGAACGGGCTTCCCGCTTAGATGCTTTCAGCGGTTATCCCTTCCGCACGTAGCTAACCAGCGGTGCCACTGGCGTGACAACTGGCGCACTAGAGGTACGTCCGTCCCGGTCCTCTCGTACTAGGGACAGCCTTCTTCAAGTTTCTACGCGCGCGGCGGATAGAGACCGAACTGTCTCACGACGTTCTAAACCCAGCTCGCGTGCCGCTTTAATGGGCGAACAGCCCAACCCTTGGGACCTACTCCAGCCCCAGGATGCGACGAGCCGACATCGAGGTGCCAAACCATCCCGTCGATATGGACTCTTGGGGAAGATCAGCCTGTTATCCCCGGGGTACCTTTTATCCGTTGAGCGACACCGCTTCCACAAGCCGGTGCCGGATCACTAGTCCCTACTTTCGTACCTGCTCGACCTGTCAGTCTCACAGTCAAGCTTCCTTGTGCACTTACACTCGCCACCTGATTGCCAACCAGGCTGAGGAAACCTTTGGGCGCCTCCGTTACTGTTTGGGAGGCAACCGCCCCAGTTAAACTACCCACCAGGCACTGTCCCTGACCCGGATCACGGGCCGAGGTTTGAAGATACCCAATACGATCAGAGTGGTATTTCAACAACGACTCCTCCATCACTGGCGTGATGGGCTCATAGTCTCCCACCTATCCTACACAAACCGTATCGAATATCAATACCAAGCTATAGTGAAGGTCCCGGGGTCTTTTCGTCCTGCCGCGCGTAACGAGCATCTTTACTCGTAGTGCAATTTCGCCGGGTCTGTGGTTGAGACAGCAGGGAAGTCGTTACGCCATTCGTGCAGGTCGGAACTTACCCGACAAGGAATTTCGCTACCTTAGGATGGTTATAGTTACCACCGCCGTTTACTGGGGCTTAAATTCTCCGCTTCAACCCACCACACAGGTGGGTTTCACAGGTCCTCTTAACCTTCCAGCACCGGGCAGGCGTCAGTCCGTATACTTCGACTTGATCGTCTTCGCACGGACCTGTGTTTTTAGTAAACAGTCGCTTCCCTCTCTTCTCTGCGGCCCCGCGCAGCCTCACCACCGCAAGGGTGGGTCACCACGCGTGGCCCCCCTTCTCCCGAAGTTACGGGGGCATTTTGCCGAGTTCCTTAACCACAGTTCGCCCGATCGCCTGAGTATTCTCTACCTGACTACCTGTGTCGGTTTCGGGTACGGGCCGCACACACACTCACTAGAGGCTTTTCTCGGCAGCATAGGATCATCGACATCCCCACATACTGTGGGTACGCATCACGTCTCACCCTCCCAACCGTATTGGGGCAGTACCGGATTTCCCTGGCCTGCGGGCTACACGCTTACACCACAATCCAATCAGTGGCTCGACTACCTTCCTGCGTCACCCCATCGTTTGGCTACTACCAGATATTAGGCCCCACGCGAATACCACACCCACCATCATGCGAACACGTAACCGTGTCCGCGGCAGGCGCACTATCGGGTGGTTAGTCTCACTGATTCACCATGGGCGCATGTGCGCGGGTACGGGAATATCAACCCGTTGTCCATCGACTACGCCTGTCGGCCTCGCCTTAGGTCCCGACTCACCCTGGGAAGATTAGCTTGACCCAGGAACCCTTAGTCATTCGGCGGACGAGGTTCTCACTCGTCATTCGCTACTCATGCCTGCATTCTCA contains the following coding sequences:
- a CDS encoding DUF2871 domain-containing protein gives rise to the protein MQKLFSAAATYAVLGLVSGVFYREFGRFNEYFGPTRLSTLHTHLLVLGMFFFLIAIALNATLKLSENSRFNAFFWTYNIGVLWTAGMMTFKGINQVWDPNFVMSPALAGISGLGHIILTVGIVLYFMILNKQIKRVSKTA